The Rosa rugosa chromosome 1, drRosRugo1.1, whole genome shotgun sequence genomic sequence gatcaccgccgacgcgccgccacgcgccgtgccaagatagcatcagaagttCCTGacactgggaactgaagcacatcagtcccacatcgaaaacaaggagaagatcagccttctcctcacctataaaaggttctctcctctctcctcattaattacacatttactactcatttattgttatgctgtctatatgcatcgactgacttaggcatcggagaagtgaagaccgcccaacgcggtctccctctgacgccctgtctttcatttgacagctagcgaagatcaccaagtccacagagtagcggtccgcccaccggacccgcgttaaacgaagcttcggctaccgccggactttgagcattaacagatTGCAAGAAGGTGTGCATATTGGATGTGCCAACtcggtggaattccaccttctTAATGTTGGATGTAGCCCTTGAGCTTCGGAAAGGGTTTGAACACATGGCAGAAGAGGAAGACAAGAATTACAAGGGTTATTTtgatgaggaagaggttgaggaTGATGAGTGGTTAGAAGGGGCAGAAACAGAAGCTGCAAACATAACAAAAGACAAAATGAAAAGGGTAGGGCCACCCATAGAAACTGATTGGGAAAGAGCTACTGTTTTTGTCAATTTCCTCAAGGTAATCACTAATCAACCATTTTTCAATTCTGCATTTAAGTTTTGTAATTTAAGTTTCTGCATTTTAGTTTACACTTTACAGTTTCTTTAATAAATTTGAGTTCTGCATTTTTTGATTTTCAGTTTACAGTTCTGCTGCTTCCGCATGCATTTACAGTTTACAGTTCTGCATTTCAGTTTACATTTTCTGCatttcagttttcagttttaTGGTGGCTGCATTTTAGTTTTCAGTTTTACAGTTTTCTCTTTTCAATTCTGcatttctgttttattttttgcagTTTCATGCTACTTTAATTATTCCATGTTTTTTATAATGGTACATTTGCAGGTATTCTATGATGTGACAGTGAGGATATCGGCCACAAACAGTCCCACAGCTCAGAAATCATTCCATGATATCATGGCAATTGAAGCTGAGATTGACGACCTCTTCGACCGACCTGAGATGTGTAATGGAAGCAATACAGAACGGATCTTGTTTGATATGGCAGTGAAGATGAGGAGCAAGTTTAAAAAATATTTTGCAATCCTCGATGACATGAATCACTTGCTTTTGGTGGCATTGGTTTTAGATCCTCGATACAAGCTTCGCAATTTTGAGAGGGTATGTAGAATATGGCTTAAACTTGATCTTGCAATAATCAAGCATAGGTTTGCCGAGCTGAAGGAATTGTTGATGAACCTCACAGACTTGTATTCATCATCTTTGGGCACCAAAAAGACTAGACCAAGTGGCAATGAGGCTGAGAAAGCTACAACAAGTGGTACCGGCAGCTCTAGCACAAAAAGTTCAAGAACCCAAATGAGTGGGAAGATGGCTGCCATGCAAGCTGATTGGAAACAAGAGTTGGAAGACTTAGATTAGACTGTGGTGTCACACGAGGTGGATAGATACTTGCTGGACCCTATTGAAGACCCTCCAGAACATGAAGATTGGAAGCTTCTGCAATGGTGGAAGCTTAATGGTTCTAAGTACCCCAATCTTGCATTAGTCGCCAAGGATGTGCTTGCAATTCAAGTAAGCACAGTTGCTAGTGAAAGCTGTTTTAGCACGGGGAGGAGGGTAATCGATCCATTTAGAAGTTCACTATCTGCAAAAACAGTTGAAGCATTGATATGCTTCCAAAATTGGTTGAGGTCAGAAAGCATTCAAAGCATCGAATATATTCCAACAGTTGAGGATATGTACTTCTATGAAGAAGTTGAGAGAGGTACAATTGGAATATTTCAGTTTTGTGTTTAATGACTTTACAGTTTGCACTTTCGTGATAATGTGAATTTTTCTTTCGTAGACCATGTGCTTAAAGACACAGCAAATAGTGCACAAGTCAAAGCTGCCAAAGGGAAAGGAATAAAAGGAGCAGCTCCATCAACAAAAAAGCAAGAAGTTGTTCCAGCAATGAACAAGCAAGGAGCTTCGGCAGCATAAAAAAAGTCAGTTTCCAAGAggccaaaaaaataaagaactaTATGAAGTGGAATATACTAATATCGCTGGTCAGTTTCCAAGAATTTATGCATTATTGGATTTCAGTCATTCGAGATTTCGAGTATTGAacatttgaagttttgaaccaTCATTTGAATATAGCTGTTAGCTGATGATATGCAAATATTGTTTCTGCATATTTTTCTTTTGCGTTCAACTGCCCCTTTTTTATGTAGGGTGGAGCCCTATGAGTTGAATCAATGGTGTCATCACTCTCATGATTCTTGAAGTTCCTGCCTTCTTGGTTTCTGCCTTTGTCGTTGAGGGTTCAAGACTCAAAAGTCAAGCAAGACATggcttgaagccttgaagtttTAAACTTTAATAAGTGTTGTTTTTGATTGAACTATTGAACTGCATTCTAGTGATTGTTTATGggtttttgattgaaatattgAACTGCATTGTAGTATTATTTATGGATTTAGTTGAGCGTGTTTAATTACTTGAGTTTATGACTGTTTATCTGTTTATGGCTTATTGAGTTATTGGGTTTAGTTTCAGTGCATATTTGGATGACTTAACTAGCTAAGTTTGCATAGTTGGATTGGATGGCTTTACTGCCTTATTTGCAACTTTGGATAGTCTGCTACTGCTACTTCATATTTTGCATTAAATTTGCAACTCACGGAAGATTCAAAATTGCTTCAATCTGCACTATGCAGTGTGTGTCTGTGTGAATCTGCAATTCTGCAGTAACCACAGTTTTTGTAACACCCCGACCCAGCTTAATCAATCTCATACCTAACCGGAGATGGAGGCGAGTCGACCGGTGTGCACAGGGGTGACGCCGGAAAAGTcagaaatcgccggaaaagctTCGAATCTCTCTCCGAAATCTGATCCAAGCCATCGGCGTGACGGCGACGAGTAGTCGGAGGAACTAGGGGGTCTAGCGTCGTCTACCGGTGGCCGGAGATCGGCGTTGTGGCTTGGTTTCCTCGGTCGGCGAGTGCTTCGGTCTGAGAGCACCGAGCTCTcctattccctctctctctctctctctcgaacttTCTCCCTTTTTCCTCCCTAAGAGATATCAGGCGGTCCTCCCCAAGTTTCTCCTTTTATCAAGAGACTTAGAGAGGGATGTAGAGAGTTCTCGAGAGTCCACGTGCTTCCCCCTCCCATCGATCTTATCTCCCCCTCCCCATTCTAGAACCTCCTTGATTGATCTGATCAACACCTGTAAATAGATTGGTCCATTTAACAATGGACGGTCCTGATCAAGCGGTGAGTTGATCAATGGCTCACATCGCTCCATCAACTTTCCGTTTCTTGATTTAATTTCTTAAATTCCACAACTTCGAACAATCACCATAAATAGCTCGGGTACTCGAAAAATTCtacgaaaatttccacgaactcgtcgtgtcgtgtacttaGTTATCCAACTCTTAAACTAGAGATTTCACTTTGTGAAAAGTTTTGAAAATATTCCCAGTGCTTTAACGTTTATTGAGATCGATAAATAAATTATCGAACTAGGTCACTTAAGCTCGATATCCGGGCTCACAGATTCTTTTATTAACGTCTCAATGCTGGGTATTACAGTTTTGCAGAGTTTCTGATGTTTTGTGCAGCTCCATTAGCTTATAGCTTTTATCTGGGATTATGAAAATTGGAAGCAAGTTACCTAAAGACTGAAATGAGTGAAATCTGGAAAAATAAGTTTCTTGGCCCGAAAGACCGGCCCGATTGTTTTCGGGTCGGTTTCTGATCGGTTTTATCATGCTCAAAAGATCGATCCGGACCGAACCGATAGCGCCGGTTTCGGTCTCAATTTTCAACTTTTTCGGACCGGACCGATCCGAACCCAGCCCTACTACCACATCAAAAGAAGCTTGGGATCTACTAAAGGAGGAGTTTCAAGGGACGACAAAGGTACGTTCTGTCAAATTACAAACTATGAGGAGAGAGTTAGAAAATTTAAAAATGAAAGATTCTGAGATCGTAAAAGATTACTATTCCTGGTTAAAGGAAATAGTAAATCAATTAAGAGCCTATAGTGAAAATATTAGTGAGACTAGAGTAGTTGAAAAAAAACTCATTAGCCTCACTGAAAAATAATTGTAACTGCCATCGAACATTCGAAAGACATATCGAATATTTCGGTGACAGAATTGATAGGCTCTTTAGAAGCTTATGAGAAAAGATTGAGTAGTTTGAATGAAAATCCTACAGAAAGTGCATTCCGATCTAAACTCAATATTCGATcttagaaaaatgaaaaagaaaagaagtttgaAGAATTTTCTAGAGGAGGAGATAGACCCAAATATTGGGCAAATAAAAAAGAtataaaggagaaaagaaattatCCTCCATGTGGGATTTGCAAAAAGAATAATCACCAAGAAGAAGATTGTTACTGTCGGGGAAAACCAAAATGCCGAAACTGCAACAAGTTTGGTCATATTGAGGAAAATTGTTTCCTCAAGAAAAATCACTGAGCAGACTTTTCAGAAGAAAATGAGCAAGATGAGCAGCTCTTCTATGCATGTCACTCGGCGATTGAAGAGAAAAACAAGAAGTGGTACGTGGATAGCAGCTGCAGCAATCACATGTCAAGAG encodes the following:
- the LOC133743207 gene encoding zinc finger BED domain-containing protein RICESLEEPER 1-like produces the protein MLDVALELRKGFEHMAEEEDKNYKGYFDEEEVEDDEWLEGAETEAANITKDKMKRVGPPIETDWERATVFVNFLKVFYDVTVRISATNSPTAQKSFHDIMAIEAEIDDLFDRPEMCNGSNTERILFDMAVKMRSKFKKYFAILDDMNHLLLVALVLDPRYKLRNFERVCRIWLKLDLAIIKHRFAELKELLMNLTDLYSSSLGTKKTRPSGNEAEKATTSGTGSSSTKSSRTQMSGKMAAMQADWKQELEDLD